One part of the Candidatus Margulisiibacteriota bacterium genome encodes these proteins:
- the rpsD gene encoding 30S ribosomal protein S4 has product MGKHKLADCKQCRREGERLLLKGSRCNSQKCALLRRKTAPGMHGAVVKKQSEYAVRLREKQKLRRIFGVSEKQLWHCFEKAHRTPGVTGTLILQFLERRLDNIAYRLGLAASRKHARQLVKHGHFQVNGQKVDLPSYQVNPADKISIKPSSQKSFGAALERLKEAQYPAWLKFDQTANAGLVVSIPEREEIDYPIDEQLIVEYYAK; this is encoded by the coding sequence CATAAATTAGCAGACTGTAAACAATGCCGGAGAGAAGGCGAGCGGCTTTTGCTCAAAGGCAGCCGTTGCAATTCGCAAAAATGCGCTCTGTTGCGCCGCAAAACAGCTCCGGGTATGCACGGAGCGGTGGTGAAAAAACAATCCGAGTACGCGGTGCGTCTGCGCGAAAAACAAAAATTGCGCCGGATTTTTGGCGTGTCGGAAAAACAACTGTGGCATTGTTTTGAAAAAGCCCATCGCACGCCCGGTGTCACCGGCACTTTGATTTTGCAGTTTTTGGAGCGGCGTCTGGATAACATCGCTTATCGGCTGGGACTTGCCGCTTCGCGCAAGCATGCCAGACAGCTCGTCAAACACGGCCATTTTCAGGTCAATGGCCAAAAAGTTGACCTGCCGTCGTATCAGGTTAATCCTGCCGATAAAATTTCGATCAAACCGTCATCGCAAAAATCTTTTGGCGCGGCTCTGGAGAGATTAAAAGAAGCGCAGTATCCGGCCTGGCTGAAATTTGACCAGACGGCTAATGCCGGCCTTGTGGTCTCTATTCCGGAGCGCGAGGAAATTGATTATCCGATCGACGAGCAGCTCATCGTTGAGTATTACGCGAAATAA